GAGACTTAAGAGAGAAAACATCGCTATTGGACAGCTTACGTAATGATATAATAGGATTACAAAAAAGGAAAGAAGAAATAGAACTTAGACTAAAGGAATTACAGACTATGGAAAATGATATAGCGAAGTTGAAAGCAAAGAGAGAGGAATTAATTAACAGAATAGGCTCCGTCAAATTCCAGATTGATGACCTAGAAAGACAAAGGAGAGAAACAGAAGAGAGATTCAACAAAAACGAGTCACTATCAGGGACCATAGTTACCTCAGATGACTCTACAAGTATCCTAAAAAGAATAGAAGAATTGAGAAAGAAGAGAGAAGAATACGAATACGAATTACAATTACTAGGAGTTCCATCGTCAATTTTAGAAGAGCTAAAAGAGAAAGAAGAACATATAGAGCAGTTACAAAAGAAGGTGGATGAGTTACAAGTAGAGTACATAAGGAGATTAACGAGAGCTAGAGAGGAATTCAATAGAATATCTAATCAATTACTAAGAAGATTTGAATTTGATATGGAAGCTGAAATTGATGGTAATTATAGGTTAATTGTGAAAAGAAAGGGAGCGACAATAGATATAAAGAAACTCTCTTCCTCAGAGAGAACTACGTTAGCTCTAATATTGGTACTAAGCGCGCTAAGAGCGTACTTCAAAACGCCATACTTTATAATTGATGAATCTGCAATGACATTTGATCAAAAGAGATTTAATAGCTTGTTAGAATACCTCACGGAAATAGCAGATTACGTGATAGTGACTAAGAGTAGTGAAACCACTGAAATAAAAACAATACCACCTAAGCAAATAGAGGTTTCCAGTTAATTCTTTTTCCCCTTATGGAGACCATGGAACCTCCAATTTTTTCATTAATATCTTGTTTAAATCAGTTCTTATTGCGTCTTCTACCTGAGGAGGCGTTTGGGTTATAGGCTGGAACCAGCCTACGGCCGATGTCATTCCTAATTCTTCTGCTCGTTGCTTTAACCATAGTGCGACAGCTAAGCCTGCCATCGTAGGCTTAAATATAACCACTGAAGGTCCTATGGATGAGCTAGCTATTTTTATGGCATGTTTAGAAATAGTTTTCCATCTTGTTTTCGTTATTATTCTTACAAGTTCTTTTGCCCTTTCCCTTTCACCTATTGCATAAAATATAATCATAATTAGAAGAAAGTGCGAACCTTAAAAAAAGTATTGGTCATCACTTAGATCAATTTCCCATGTTTAATAGCCCTAATCTGAACTTATTATAATTTATGGTTATAAAACGAATATACCACTCCATAACTTTAGAGCAAAATAAAATAGCTAGCCACAGAAGTTAACTCTGTATAAGGTCTAAAAAATTGTTAGATCCAAATATTTTAACTCTGATTATATTCTTTTGGAGTATTTGTAAACTATCGCAATTTAGAACGTTATTGCTACCATGAAGAATTAGAGTTCGTTAAGGTCGTGGATTTTTCAACCTATCCTTTTTACTCCCATTAGAGGAAAACTAAAAATCCAGTATCTTAACTTTTCCCACTCTATTCAGGAACACTGGGAGTGGGTCATTAATAGATATCTTACTAAAAGCACATAATATGATTTTACGGAAATTATTTCAACAGAAATTTTTAACCTTATTTTTGTGTATTAGTTACAAGCTAAGTGTAAACTATACTAAATTCTTAATTTAGAGAGTATTTACAAGAATCCCACAAGATAATTCAACCTAAAATGAATTGGTGAGCCTTAACTGATTCGCCTTCCAATACGATTAAAGCTGCATGAAGAAGACCACTACTGTATTCGCTTCCAGGATTGATAACTAACGTACTGTTAATTTTATCGAATCCCCTAGATTCATGTATATGACCGTGCAGGCCTAATAACGGATTAGTTTCCTCGATTATTTTTCTTACTGATTTGGAACCAACGTGGGTATATACTATCTCTCCTCCTCTCACTACAGGTTTAAGGTTCTCATCTAAAAGTGGAGCATTATCTAAGTTAGTATTGTAGGGTGGGGCATGAAAGTTATAAATTGCCCTTGAGTAATTTGAAATTCTGGATACTATTTTGCTTAAATCCTTATAAATTTCCTCCTCCCTTTTCTCTCTAAACGTATTCCAAGGTGTTGGGTTGACGTAGCCGTATGATACTATTTCGTATCCATTAAAGTCAAAAATCTCTCCTTCACCTACTCTAAATATCTCACTTTCCTTTAGTGTATCAAATAAGTATTCTGGATCATCGTTTCCAAGGTTTATAAAAATTGGTATCTTATAATCTTTCAACCTTTCCTCAGCTATTCTCATCCATTCACGAATTGTACTGATAATGGCATTTTTAAATAGTTCGTCTTGAAGCTTCTTATTTTGCAATGCTTCTTCATAATCACTCTTGCTTAGTATAGCGTAATATGTTCCTTCACTTTTAAATTTCTCGATAAGTCCATTTAATTCATTTGATGATATAATCTTATCTTGGACATTGTACTTGTTATTTCCTAGGTCTATAATAGGTACTAAAGATTTACCAGCTATATCTCCGCCTATTATTAGACCATTTACTTTGTAAATCTTTCCTGCATTTATAAATTTTTTAAAAACAGTATGTGATGCGTGAAGATCAGAGGTAAAAAGTACTCTCACACTGCTCCCAGAGTCATTTTGTTTCTTCCTTTTAAATAATGAAACCACACTACTTATTCCTTCGTTATGCTATTTAAGTTTAAACTAATAAACAAGAACACAATAACAACTAACAATGACTGTAGTTGTTTTCATCAGACATGGGCAAAGCACATCTAATGTTAATAAGGTACTTAGTCACGATATTAACTCTTATCCTCTCACAGAGGAAGGGATAGAACAGGCAAAAGAAGCTGGAAAAGAACTCAGTAAAGTTAAAGTTGAAAAAATATATACGAGTCCAGTTTTAAGAGCATATCAAACTGCTCTTATCATAGGCGAAACTATAGGAATTTTCCCAATAGTTGACCAAAGATTAAGGGAAAGATATCTAGGGGAGTTAAATAACACTGTATTTGATCCAAATGATCATTGGAAATTAAAAGTTGTAAAAAAACAAATCGAAATAAAAGGATTGGAAAGCTGGGAGGACATGACTAGAAGAATGAAAAACTTCCTAGAATCCATTATAAATAAGGATAACAACGTTATAGTAGCAGTATCTCACTCAGACCCCATAAGAGCAATAATTGCATATCTGTTAGGAATGGACGATATAAGTGGATGGGGAATAAGAATACCAAACGCTAGTTTCACTATACTAAAATGCGAAAATAATATAGATAATTGCAAAATTATTAGTATTGGTTCTCCAATGTTGACTATTCAGATATTATCTAAACTCAATATTAATATTGAAAACCCTTAGAACACTTACGATTTTCTCTCTTTGCCTAGAATTTAGACTATCAATAACAATCTTATCAATTTTGTCTGTAGATTGAGTAATTGTCTGAGTTATTACGTTATCGCTAAGTTTATCAATATAATGTTTAGAAATCACATGTCCTATACAGTTTTCATCCGCAAATTTAGTAAAAAGTTTAGAATAGTGGGGACCACCAAAACCCACAACATAACTTTTGCATTCCACATAATTCATTTTATCTATGCCTTTAAGCGTTGCTTCGACTAAAGCTTTAATTATTTTCTCGTTAGTCCAATAATTATTATCACTACCTACTTCTACGAATATTACTGGAACGTGCTGATATGTAGGACCGTGATGAGTTGCCTCCATGACTTTCTCGATATCCAAATCTATCTTTTTCACTTCCCTTAAGATTGACACAAATAGTCTAGGAATAGCAATTCCTAGTTTTTTAGGCTCACCACCCATCGTCTCTTCAGTTGGATTTCCAGGATAATGCACGGTTAAAGATGGCACCCCAGCTTTGCTTTGGTGCCTAGAAAAAATAATTATGGTATCTCCTTTATCATAACGAAAGTCCGTAACTTCCTCATTAATTTCTTCAAACCCATATCCAAGCCTCTTTATTGTGACACCAACTGGATCTAAACTAGAATATATGAATCTAATGTCCATTCTTAATCATCTTTAATGCTTTTTCGACAAGTAATGGTGCTAATGCAAATCCAAATCTATATCCAGTTATTAATACCGCATTGGAGTAAACTTTCTTAACTATAGGCTCGCCATCTTTACTCACACTCCTAAATCCAACACGTATTTCAAAATTACTAGTATCTATTTTTAGTACCTTACCTATTTCATTAATTGTGTTAGATACCTCACTATAATCTATATCTGGGGACATACTTGGTTTCGAATCACCATCGAGATATA
The nucleotide sequence above comes from Sulfolobus tengchongensis. Encoded proteins:
- a CDS encoding 2,3-diphosphoglycerate-dependent phosphoglycerate mutase, which produces MTVVVFIRHGQSTSNVNKVLSHDINSYPLTEEGIEQAKEAGKELSKVKVEKIYTSPVLRAYQTALIIGETIGIFPIVDQRLRERYLGELNNTVFDPNDHWKLKVVKKQIEIKGLESWEDMTRRMKNFLESIINKDNNVIVAVSHSDPIRAIIAYLLGMDDISGWGIRIPNASFTILKCENNIDNCKIISIGSPMLTIQILSKLNINIENP
- a CDS encoding D-aminoacyl-tRNA deacylase, giving the protein MDIRFIYSSLDPVGVTIKRLGYGFEEINEEVTDFRYDKGDTIIIFSRHQSKAGVPSLTVHYPGNPTEETMGGEPKKLGIAIPRLFVSILREVKKIDLDIEKVMEATHHGPTYQHVPVIFVEVGSDNNYWTNEKIIKALVEATLKGIDKMNYVECKSYVVGFGGPHYSKLFTKFADENCIGHVISKHYIDKLSDNVITQTITQSTDKIDKIVIDSLNSRQREKIVSVLRVFNINIEFR